The following are encoded in a window of Manihot esculenta cultivar AM560-2 chromosome 8, M.esculenta_v8, whole genome shotgun sequence genomic DNA:
- the LOC122724435 gene encoding GDSL esterase/lipase At5g03980-like, whose translation MEGTMNGGADSIKEGGKSIDREQDWLAEKAEKRIDELKPMVPDVVKIIKEAVMRVIRFGATRVIVIGNFSIGCMPIYLTEFHSNDSSEYDEFHCLKGLNNFAMYHNEQLWQEIKELEEENPKVKIVYGDYYNAYMWILRKAALLGFDPKSLQKACCGSGGDYEFSLNRMCGAPNQLGQGELFGEIELRVERVLEGDIEANVDAAQQPRPRRKGKTGMVN comes from the exons ATGGAGGGGACTATGAATGGAGGTGCTGATTCTATTAAGGAAGGAGGAAAGAGCATCGATAGGGAGCAAGATTGG CTGGCAGAGAAAGCGGAAAAACGTATTGATGAGTTGAAGCCCATGGTACCTGATGTtgttaaaatcatcaaagaagctgtCATG AGAGTTATTAGATTTGGTGCCACTCGAGTTATTGTTATCGGAAATTTTTCAATCGGTTGCATGCCCATATACCTTACAGAATTTCACTCTAATGATTCTAGTGAATACGATGAATTTCATTGCCTCAAGGGACTGAATAACTTTGCAATGTATCACAATGAACAACTCTGGCAAGAAATTAAAGAATTGGAAGAAGAGAATCCAAAAGTGAAGATAGTATATGGGGATTACTACAATGCCTACATGTGGATTTTGAGGAAAGCTGCATTGCTTG GTTTTGATCCAAAATCACTGCAAAAAGCTTGTTGTGGGAGTGGAGGCGATTATGAGTTTAGTCTTAATAGAATGTGTGGGGCTCCTAAT CAACTGGGCCAAGGGGAATTGTTTGGGGAGATAGAGTTGAGGGTGGAAAGAGTATTAGAAGGAGATATTGAGGCAAATGTGGATGCAGCTCAGCAACCTAGGCCTAGGAGAAAAGGCAAAACTGGAATGGTGAACTGA